The nucleotide window GGAGATGACCGAAGTGTCCTTTGCGCACTACACGGTCCTCGAGTTCCTGGACTCGGCTCGGATACGGCGTGGCCCCGTGGCTGCGTTTGCACTTGACCGAGACCGGGTGATGGCCGACCACGCCGCGATGCTCTTTCAGGGGGCAGTTGCGGAAATGGACCGCTGGGCCAGCGACGTGCCTCGACACCGCGGGCTCGACTTCTACACCGACTTTGAGCGATACTGCGCTCACGCATCGGCAATGATATTGCACTGGCATGCCCGGATGCTCGAATCATCTGGGACGGCTGCGTGGATGACACCGGTGGTGCAACTGCTCGAGCCGCGCACGGCATCCCTGGGAAGCTACTTCTGGTACGACGACAATCTCAACAGCTACGATAGTCCTATGGCCTCGGCTATCCTGGCATTTCGCCGGACCCATCGGCTCAAATTCCTCTGTGCCTCATCCGAACCGCATCTGGAAACGGCCCATTCGCATGCTTCAACTGGATACAAGAGGTTACCTGGCGCGAGCATTTCTGGCAAGGCTGGGTCTGGGCAACGACGCTTTCGCCAGCAAGATCGAGGTCCAGTTCGAGCCCGGGACGAGGTACCAGGACTTCACCAACAACAGCTGGGCGACGTCAACCGACCGCATTGGTCGGAGGGACATCTTCAGTTTCCGAGGTTCCGCCTTGGAATTCTACGCTCAGTTGCCCGGTCTTGCCACGCATCAGGGCCTCTCCGAGATTCTCGACTCACTCGCCGGCAGATTTGACCCTTCGACGCTTATGCTATTGGCCATTGCTCACCATATCCACAGCCCCTGGGAGGTCGAGTCGTATTGCTGGGGTTGTTGCGTTTTGAGGCAGCTCCTGCAGCTTGGCGCTCGGTCGACCGTCCCAGGTTACGCTGTCGGTTCATTGCAGATCGCGGCCTCGATGCTGGATGTTGCAGGAGtgaagctgctgctggaggctGGGATTGACCCCAACGACGTGGGCGACGTGAATGGTGAGATTGGAACGCCGGACAAGGGTCCGATGCTCGGGTGGTTCGGACGGATGCGAGGCAAGAGTCCTCTGCGTATTGTCAGGAGCGGCGACTACGCAGAGCTGGGCCACGACTGGTTTCTGGTTAGCGGGACTGGCGACACCCGTCCTACGCAGCTGGAGGCCATCCTGATGCAATACGGAGGGAGGGATTTTGATCAGGTCTCGCTGATGGAGAATCTCCAGTCAGGCACCCAGGCTCTAGAGGACGCAGTCGAGGACGCTCGGCAACCCgaaggaaaggaaggccTTGATGGCGTTTTGATGCAAGATTTACCGGTGTTTCCGCGGCTGACATCCAATCTTTGAACTCAACATGGGAGTAGGCAAGAAGCAAAGAAGGCGGGAGAAGAAAACGCTGACATTATTTTGGATACACAGCAAGCGCAGCTCAAGACAGCAACCAATCTTGGAACGCAAGTGGAGGTGCTACCTGAATGCGACTCCCGCTTAAGGTacttacctaggtacctaggtaggtaggtaaccACCTAGGTTCCAGAAACCTGGGGCTTCGGGGAACAATGGGGTTTCTGCACTAACGTGTTAATGAAAACTCACGAGGTGCAACCATGCTACATGCACGCGCACCGATATACATTACCTTAAATGATCATAACTCCTAGGCTCGGCTGCGCGATCCGGTCCGTCGTGGCATCAACATTCCGCTGTCGACTGCCCGATTCGGCAATATCTTGGCACCACCTGAGCCCCTGAATGATGTCTCCGCATAGGTGCCCCGCCTCCACGTTGGCTGCGGGAGCGCGGGTAATAAAGCGAGCCCGCTAAGTCGGATCTAGCTTGCGGCTCTTCAGCCTCCGAGAATGACACCTTTCTTCAAGACCCCGGGGCCCGCCGGTCGGCAACACTCCATCGCCAGTTAACACCTGAGTCGCAACCACGGTTCGCCAGACGTGAAGCCTGAAGACCAAACTTCCCCAGTTCCCATCATCActtgtggttgttgttgttgttgctgtcaCCCTATCCAACATGGCGGCAACAAAAGGTGCAGCAAAAGCCGCGGTCCCCGCCCGGAGACTGACCAAGGAGGAGCTGGTCAAAACACACGCGACACACCTGAAGAAGCAGAACAACTCGCCAAATGCGCCGCGGCCAGTGAAGCAACCCGTCATTTCGGACGCGTATCCGGCATCGACGAAGTCCATCAGAGAACTCGAGATTGTGAATCGCCCCTTGTAAATTTCAAGGTTGCTCCACTGTCGAGACTCACACGGCGGCTGACTCGATTTTCCAGATCCCATTAAGTGAGCTGCAGCCAGAGACGCACCACCGGGGCAAGGGCATCATCGTCAGGGCCGTTAGCCCACCGTTTCTGGGAGCCGGCGCGGTCAGCATCGTGGAGGACGAGTTCGGCAATGCCGACAAGCTGGCCATTTACAACCAGCCCGACTCGTCCATCCTGTCGGCCGTCCCCGAGGGCTGCGTGGTGGCGGTCAAGGAGCCGTACTACAAGAAcaacggcgcggcgggcgactACATGATCTGCGTCGACCACCCCTCAGACGTCATCCTCCTGAGGTTCACCGACCCGATCATCCCCGAGGCTCTGAGGCTAGGCCCGCTGCTCAAGACAGCCGACGAGTGGAAAAACGCGGGTGACCGGGCATTCATCGAAAAGGACTTCCCGACGGCCGTGTTCTGGTGGGAACCCTCACGTCCGACAAGTTAAAGCCCCTGCGTGCCGTCGCTGACCATTTTTCAAGCTATACCGAAGCGCTAGAAGCAGCAGCGGACGACGCCACATTCCAAGCTGCCATCTACGCCAAGCGCGCCGGCACCAACCTCATCCTAGGCCGGTACGACGCCGCCAAAGCGGACGCGCTCGCCTCGCGCACGGGCGGGCCCCAAGACTGGAAAGCCTACTtcaccgccggccgcgccgcctaCGGCCTGTGCAACTACGCCGAGAGCAACACCCTGCTCACCACCGCGCTCGACCTGCAGCCGTCCAACCCGGCCATCCAGAAGGAACACGCGCGGTGCCAGGCGCGGCTGCACGAGGAAGCCACAGGCGAGTACGACTTCGCGGCGATGCACGCgtcgctgggcggcggcgtgcacTTGGACCGGGGGTCCTTCCTGCGGCACACGCGCgtggcgccgtcgcggcACCACGGGCGGGGGCTGTTCGCGACGCGCGActtcgcggcgggcgagctggTGTTCGCGGAGAAGGCGACGCTGATGCCGAACCAGTAcgagccggcgcgggcgtcggcggcgctgttCGCGCTCGTGGTGCGCCAGCTGTGCGACAACCCGTCGCTGGCCGGTgccgtgctggcgctgcacgccggcgaggccgccgacgcggtgCGCACGGGCATGGagggcgccgtcgtcgacggcgtgcccgtcgtcgacgtGTTCGTCGTCGAGGGCATCCGCACCAAGAACTGCTTcagcgcgccgcgctcgacccTCGAGGACACCCGCCCGAGCGTGCCCGAGGGCTGGGCCGCCAAGGGCCTGTGGGTGCACGCCAGCCGCATGAACCACAGCTGCGTGCCGAACACGATGCGGTCGTTCGTCGGCGACATGCTGATCAGTCGCGCCACGCGGGATATcaaggaaggggaggagcTGTTCCAGCAGTACGTGCCCGTCAAGGCACTGCCGGACGTGCGCAACGAGCAGTTCAAGAAGGGATGGGGGTTTGAGTGCGAGTGTGCGCTGTGCGCGAGCGAGAGGCGCAGCCCGGAGGCGATGCTGGCCAAGCGGAAAgagctgctggccgcggTGGAGAAGCTGTGCAACAAGAAGCTGCCGGGCAAGGAGCTGGTGCCGGACGCGACGATCCGGGCCGTGGACCGCCTGGCGAAGCAGCTCGAGGATGCGCACGAGCCGGACGTGTACGAGGGGGTGCCGCGGCTGACGCTGATCTACCCGTGCAACTGGCTAGTCGCGGCGCACCGCGGGCGGAAGAACCATGCCAAGGTCGTCAAGTATGCGCTGAAGGTGCTGCGGAATTTCGGGTTCAAGGTGCCGGAAGAGAGCGAGGCGTGGGACCCGCGGGAGATGTACGCAAAGTCGGGCGACGCAACGCTCATGACTGTGCATGTGGTCGCTGCCCTCAGAACGCTGGCTGATGCGTACAAGGCGCTGGGTCACGACGAGATGGCAGAAAGGTGCATTGAAGCGGCCGAGTTTGGCTACATGATAGTCACTGGTTCCAAAAACGATCTGACGACACTGGATAAGTAAAAAGCGGGAGGGGGCGTGGTTGGGGAAGCAAGCGTAAGCTGTAGCATTTGCTTCATTTTCGGGTACATATATTGGGGGTAATACAGACGGACTTCCACTCTGTTTTGTTCACCGAAGCTTTCATGTCCTGATCGAGACGATGCCAGCCGCCCTTGGGTGCTGGAAGTTGGCTTGCCGTGTCAGCAATACTGGCCTCCTGGTTGGTTTCAAGGCTTGGGAGTGAGGCATTTGCGGACGAGATTCCTATCCGAGCAGAATCCCTCATTCCGCTTTTCTTTGTTTCCGTGGGTTAGAGCCGGGTGGGACATCATGAGATCTCTCAAGTGGTAGCCACAGGCCCTCTTCTCAGTGCAAGACGCGGCGTGCTCTTTCAACCTTCACCCAGGTATAACATGCCGTTCCCCGGAGGGCTGTGCAGGTCTTTCCTGGTACTTGAATCGCGAGGCCATCTTCTTGTGTTTTTGTGGGAGGCAAGATTCACAACCTGCGCTCTTGACTGGTAGTCGACTCTCTCACACATTGAGCTGCAAAATGGAGGACAGCGATGCCGAGCGGCTGGGAACACCTCCACCTCCCTATGACAGCCTCCGGAGCGCCGGCCAACATCTGCGCCCTGTGACAAGAAGTCTTCTGGACAACAACTACTTCGACTATCGCGAAATCGAAGAGTACCTCGCCAATCCCTGGTCACCTCCATCGGCGCCTGGCAAGCAGATTGTGATAATGAACAAGTCCGAGCCGAAGTGGTTGCACTGTCACCACGTGGTATTTCCGGTGTACTGGCAGTGCCCAGCCTGCTCCGCTCATAACAAGTGGGACGTGAGGGCCATGCTGGGCCCTGACCAGAACTACGGTCCTTCTTGCTCCTGCCATCGTTGCGGTGCCTTGGCTCACCGTGACACGGCGCTGCTCAACGCTCAGAAAGATGAGATCACAAAACTCTCTGGCCATAATCTTATGAGCACCCGACTCGACGCATCATACATGCGGTGCTGCGCGTGCCACGGCGTGCGCTTCCTCGAAGGGCCAGACCGGGGGAACGGTTGTGCTCACTGCGCCGATCCCCAGCGGAGCAGATGTCCAGACTGCGTCCTATGCAACAGGTTTCTGGAACCGCTCCAGTACTGCAACTGCGACCCGGTCAAACACGGTGTCCTGGACCTGTGCCGTCGGGCACTGGGGAATGATCAACGGGTGAATGAGGCCCGCTGGCCGAGCAATTTCGTCGTTGACGACAGCGATGGCGAGTACGAGAGAGCCTGTTGGAAGGTGGCGTGCTCGTCCCTTTGTTTCGGGGGCAGTCTTCTCGCAATCAAGACGCCACAGCCCGCGCCTCAACGACATCGGGGACAGCCTGAACGTGAAGTACGACAAGAGATTCAACCTGACCGAGCCCCGATGGTTCGGGCGGATTCGCttccgccgcccaggcccggAGACCAACATCAGTGGCGGCATATTACGGAACCCTTTGGGCCGATACCACGCCGCGGTCACACGTTCGACTCGGTCGGAGCCTTGGTGCATCCTGCAGAGTACAGGCTTTCGTGGTCCTGGAGGCCGGTTCTTCAGGATGAGAGGTTAGACTTGGAGGTCTGGTGGAACCTGGAATCGGGCCCGGGCTCGAATACACATTTGCGGACGAGTCGGTGATGGAGGGAGCACTGGAGGTGGCCTTGAGAGCGCTCTGTGGTGGATGGGATTGCCGTAGGTAGGTTTGGGTGCAAGCATCGCTCGCGATGGCTGGAACTTCGCATCAAGGGTGAGCTGGAAACTGGAGTTAGTTTGCAAGCGCAGATCCTGCGGCTGGTACCCGACGTAGGACATTTCGCAAGGCAACATGAAGCCTCCTGAGGAAATGGATGACGTGCACAGTTTGGCGATGCTCAGTGCTGCAACTGAAGATTAACTTTCTCCTGCCTCCCTATCACGTTCGCCAGTGTCGAGCTTTCCCGGAGCAATcgctcgtcgccgcctgTCACGGTCACCGCTCGCCCTTCGTTTTGTTTCTCAGCCAAACGACAGAGATCTCCCACCCTCCCACTCAGGGACTAAATGTGACCCTGAACTCAACCCCTTGCTCATGAAATGCCTGCACAGTGTTCTCTTTCTCCTCCTTGAACCACTGAGCCCAGGGATCGGCCACGGCACCTGTCATGGTAGGACCTCTCAAGTCCATCGACACCCTCTTCAGCCTGGGCGCATGGTGCATAAGCAAGTCCCTTGCCTCATCAGGGTGAAACAGGAGCCGACTCACAGGGCCGCGGTACCGGAGCGTCTCCAGCCGGGGAAAGGCTTTCAACATTGCCCGTAGGCCGTCCGCGGTCATCGAAACATGGTGGAACTCCACCTCCAGCACGCTCTCCGCGGTAACCTTCACGTCCTCGTGCGAGACGACGGTGAAGTTGAAGCCCCGGATCACCCTCAGATTCGGGGCCGCGGCGAA belongs to Thermothielavioides terrestris NRRL 8126 chromosome 5, complete sequence and includes:
- a CDS encoding uncharacterized protein (Contains conserved domain SET[pfam00856], SET domains), translating into MAATKGAAKAAVPARRLTKEELVKTHATHLKKQNNSPNAPRPVKQPVISDAYPASTKSIRELEIIPLSELQPETHHRGKGIIVRAVSPPFLGAGAVSIVEDEFGNADKLAIYNQPDSSILSAVPEGCVVAVKEPYYKNNGAAGDYMICVDHPSDVILLRFTDPIIPEALRLGPLLKTADEWKNAGDRAFIEKDFPTAVFCYTEALEAAADDATFQAAIYAKRAGTNLILGRYDAAKADALASRTGGPQDWKAYFTAGRAAYGLCNYAESNTLLTTALDLQPSNPAIQKEHARCQARLHEEATGEYDFAAMHASLGGGVHLDRGSFLRHTRVAPSRHHGRGLFATRDFAAGELVFAEKATLMPNQYEPARASAALFALVVRQLCDNPSLAGAVLALHAGEAADAVRTGMEGAVVDGVPVVDVFVVEGIRTKNCFSAPRSTLEDTRPSVPEGWAAKGLWVHASRMNHSCVPNTMRSFVGDMLISRATRDIKEGEELFQQYVPVKALPDVRNEQFKKGWGFECECALCASERRSPEAMLAKRKELLAAVEKLCNKKLPGKELVPDATIRAVDRLAKQLEDAHEPDVYEGVPRLTLIYPCNWLVAAHRGRKNHAKVVKYALKVLRNFGFKVPEESEAWDPREMYAKSGDATLMTVHVVAALRTLADAYKALGHDEMAERCIEAAEFGYMIVTGSKNDLTTLDK